CTCGAAGTTAGAGCAGCTCTTATACAAAGCTCACCGCGACCGCGGCTACGAGCCAGTGCGAGGTCCTGAGCTTTTAAAGGCTGATGTGTGGAGAAGAAGCGGCCACTACGCAAACTATAAAGAAAATATGTACTTTACAACGATCGATGAGACAGAGTATGGAATCAAACCGATGAACTGTGTTGGTCACATTAAAGTCTATCAAAGTGACATCCGCTCTTACCGTGATCTACCGCTTAAATTTTTCGAGTACGGCGTCGTTCACCGCCATGAGAAAAGCGGCGTGCTTCACGGACTTTTCAGGGTTAGAGAATTTGCACAAGATGACTCACATATCTTTTGTATGCCAAGCCAGATCAAAGAAAATATCTTAGAAATTTTAAAATTTGCTGGCACGATAATGAAAAATTTTGGCTTCCACTATGAGATGGAGATATCAACCAAGCCAGCCAAAGCGATCGGTGGCGATGAAATTTGGGATACAGCTACAAAAGCACTAAAAGAAGCTCTTGATGAAAATGGCTTTAAATACGGCATCGACGAGGGCGGCGGCGCATTTTACGGTCCAAAAATCGACATTAAGATCACTGATGCGCTTAAGAGAAAGTGGCAGTGCGGCACGATACAAGTTGATTTTAACTTGCCAGAGCGCTTTGATCTAGGATACATCGATGCAAACAACGAAAGACAACGCCCCGTAATGCTTCACAGAGCACTGCTTGGCAGTTTTGAGAGATTCATAGGAATTTTACTTGAGCACACTGCTGGTGAGCTACCATTTTTTATCGCTCCTACGCAGGTTGTCATTGTGCCTATTAGCGACGTGCATTTAGACTACGCAAAAGAAATTTCACGCGAGCTAAGAAAGATCAACGTCGATAGCGAGATTGCAAGTAAAAATGAGAGTTTAAATAAGAGAATAAGAACGGCAGAAAAACAAAGGGTGCCTATGATAGTCGTGCTAGGAGACAACGAAGTAGCGAACAAGAGCGTTGCGCTGCGCGACAGACAGGCTAGGACGCAGAGCGATATGAGCTTGGCGGAATTTATAAATTTAACGAAGGAGAAACTTAGTGAGGTACATTTTTGAGTAAGGAAAATGAAGTATTGCTCAATGAGGACATAAGGGCGAGAGAGGTAAGATGTGTAGGGGATGATGGCACAGCATACGGTGTCATCTCAAGAGATGAGGCTTTAGAGATCTCAAATAAGCTTGGGCTTGATCTAGTGCTTATAGCGCCTGATGCGAAGCCGCCAGTTTGCAAGATAATGGACTACGGCAAATTCCGCTATCAGCAAGAGAAAAAGCAAAAAGAGGCCAAGAAAAAGCAAAAAACCATCGAGATAAAAGAGATAAAACTCTCTGTCAAGATCGCCCAAAACGATATAAACTACAAGGTTAAACACGCAAGCGAGTTTTTGCAAGATGGCAAACACGTTAAATTTCGTGTATTTTTAAAGGGTCGCGAGATGAGCACCCCAGAAGCTGGCGTAGCCATGCTTGAGAAGGTCTGGGAGATGATCAAAGATGAAGCTGACCGCGACAAAGAGCCTATAATAGAAGGTCGTTATGTAAATATGCTTGTAACTCCAAAAAAGGGTTAAATTTCTACAAAGAGCAGGCTAGGGCTTGCTCTTTTTTATTAAATTTTTAATACAAAAACTCACAAATAACTATTTTCCAAAATCCTATCATTTTTGTATGTGTTAAATTTACGCAAAGGCGTTTGCAGGGTTGATATACCTTATGGTTAAATTTGATAGGCAAAATTTGGATGTGGTTTAAATTTAGTAAATTTTGGCCTTTACTTGTTGGAATTTACCCGCTTTGTTATCGCTCGCATGGGTGTTGTACTGAAAATAATCTAGGCAAATCGACTTTCTTGTGAGCTTACAAAATTTTAGTGCTTGCGTGAGTGTTTTTAAGCCAAATTTTGCCTAATATCTAGCTAAATTTGGTAATGGGATATTGCTTTAATAATACTTTTTACAAAAAGCTTTGACTACTCTTGGTTTTATGTGGCGACTAAATTTGACGAGAAGTTTGATTGTTTGTGGATTAAATGTAGCAAATTTTAATTTTTGCTTACTAGAATTTGCTCCATCCTTTTTCTGCCAACCATTACATGGGCGCTTTACTGAAATTCGACTAGGCAAGAGCTCGCCTGAAAGAGTAAATTTGATAATTTGTAAGTTTATGACACTTGTGTTTAGCATTTTAAGTTAGATTTCGCTTAATAGCAGGCTAAATTTGCTAAAAAATTCGCTTGTTTATAGTTTAAATTTATAAAAGAGAATTTAGGCTGGGTGAGCATAAATTTACTAAATTTTATAAGCCATTTCTTGGCAAAAATCAAATACCCTATAATCTGCTTGGATAAAATTTAGTGTTTGCTCATTCTCTACCAGAACTTCTTCATTTTGCCTTGCTATATCGATGCCAGCTAACACTATAAGAATTTCTCGATTGTAACGCGCCTGCTACAAATTTCTTCATCTTTAAACAGCCACACATAAACATACCACTCGTACAATCAAGCAAAAGCATACATGGCAAAAACTTTCAAATTTGTTGCACAACCTCGCCACTCCACCATTTGCCACCACGCCAGCTTTTTTGACAAAATTTCTATTAAATGCTCTAAAAATAGTAATCTGCTCGCCACCCTAGTGCAATTTAACCAAGCTTCAGATCCACGTCTGCCACGCCAGCGAAAATTTGTCAAAAAACACTCTATATACACCGCATAAAAATGCATCAAAGCAGCATAAATTTGATAGCTTGCTAGTAAAATTTGCCGCGCAAAAGTCAAACTCTCTTTTAGCTAAAATCCCAGCCAGCCTTATATTGATTTACGTCCAAATTTAACTTGGACGCAAATTTATAGAGCCAAGAGCAAAATCAGTCCTACACATACCCTTGATCTATCATCGCATCGGCTACCTTGCGAAAGCCCGCGATATTTGAGCCAAGCACCAAATTTCCCTCGTCGCCAAACTCCTTGCTAGTTTCGTAGCTAAGCTCAAAGATATGATTCATGATGCCGTGCAGTCTGCGGTCAACCTCTTCAAAGCTCCACGAGCTCATGCCGGCGTTTTGCATCATCTCTAGGCCCGACGTGCCCACGCCGCCTGCGTTTGCAGCCTTTGCTGGAGCGAAGTAAAAATCTTTTTGCGCGAGCATGAAATTTATTGCATCAAGTGTGCTTGGCATGTTCGCGCCCTCGGCGACGAAGCGGCAGCCGTTAGCGTAGAGCGTCTTTATGTCGGCTAGGTGCAGTTCGTTTTGCGTCGCACACGGAAACGCTCCGTCGCACGGCACGTCCCACACGCCGTTTCTGCCCTCTTTGTACTCGCTTACGCTTACGTATTTTGCGTTTGGTCTAAATTTGGTGTATTCGCTAAGGCGCGCGCGTCTTGCTTCTTTTAGCTCTTTAAGTACCGCTAGATCGATGCCCTCTGCGTCGTAAACGTATCCGTTTGAGTCAGAAACCGTGATAGGCAGCGCGCCTACTTGATAGAGCTTTTCTACCGTGTAGATAGCGACGTTTCCGCTACCGCTTATGCTGCATTTTTTGCCTTCAAGCGATAGACCAGCTTTTTTTAGCATATTTTGTGTGAAATATACCAGTCCGTATCCAGTGGCCTCTGTGCGAGCTAGGCTGCCGCCCCAGTTTAGCCCCTTGCCTGTTAGTATGCCGTCAAATCTACCCGTGAGCTTTTTGTACTGCCCAAACATATAGCCGATCTCGCGTGCACCCACGCCGATGTCGCCTGCCGGCACGTCCACGGTGTTGCCGATGTGGCGGTAAAGCTCGCTCATAAATGCTTGGCAAAAGCGCATTATTTCGCCCTCGCTCTTGCCCTTTGGATCAAAGGTGCTACCGCCCTTTGCGCCGCCGATATTTACTCCTGTGAGCGAGTTTTTGAAAATTTGCTCAAATCCTAGAAATTTTAGCACGCCAAGATCCACGCTAGGGTGGAGCCTTAGACCGCCTTTATAGGGGCCCACGGCTGAGTTAAACTGCACGCGGTAGCCGTTATTTACCTGCGGTCTACCGTCATCGCCCGTGTATGTCACGCGAAAGATCACCGTGCGCTCAGGTATCACGATACGCTCTAGGATCGCATGTTTTTGGTACTTGCTCTCTCTTTTTATAAGCGGCTCGAGGCTGTTTAGCACCTCGGTCGCAGCCTGGACAAAGACGCCTTGACCCGGATTGGTTCTTTTTATCCACTCCATCGTTTTTTCGATGTATTCGCTCATTTTGGCTCCTATTCGTCAAATTTTCGTAGTTGAATATTAACTCTCCTAGAAAAAATTTTTATTTAAATTTATTTTTATATTTTTATTTTAGGCAATGAGCGTTACATATCGAAACTAAATTTATAAAATATGATTTTTGTTTCGGTCGCTGGGATAAATTTATAGAAGATAATTTAGGCTGGGAAGCCTAAATTTGCTAAATTTCATATGCCATCTCTTGCCAGAAAAGAAGGGCTCTACCATCTGCTTGGACAAATTTTAGGATTTGCTCGGTTGATGGCATAGCTTCATCATTTAGCCTTGCTATATCGATGCTAGCAAGCGCTATGAAAAATTTCTCAAAGTCACTTGCGATGCATCTACTGCAAAGCTCCTCATCTCCAAAGAGCCACGCATAAACTGCACCGCTCGTGCAATCAAGCAAAAATATCCATGGATCACCCACGGCAAAGACTATCAAATTTAAAGGGCGAGCCTTGCCACTCCACCATTTGCCACCAAACTCATCTACGCTATTTAGCCGCACTAACTCACTTGCGTAGTCGCCTCTAGAGCCAAATTTGACATTGCAAATTTCAAAATTCCCAAGGTCAAATTTGCTTAAAAGCTTTGTAAATTTAGCTGGGAAATTTATGCCAAGAGCTTCTTGTGCGTTTTTAAGTGCTTGTGCGGTGGCTTTAACATCATTTTGAAGCAAGAGTCTCATGCCAGTCATACCCTCTTGCTCCAGTGGTAAGAAAATTTGATCTAACTTTTGAGAGATTTCATCTAGCTTTAAAAACATATTAGTCCTTTAATCTGCTGGATTTTGGCAAATTTTATCAAATTTATTTCAGGGAGCTTTTAATTTTGGCTCATTTGTCACCAAATTTAGACCATGATCTTCATAAATTTAAAAAGTTGGCAGAGATAACTAAGAAAACTAGCAATCACTAAATGTGAGATGTTATAAAGGATTAATGATGAGGTAAATTGGCTTGGTAAAGCCGCGTAGCCTATAAAAGAGATTTATGACGATGCTAAAATATACGAACTTGAGGCTTTTGCGTGCGAATGAGCTCGCCATTTATGATGGAGTGCAAAGAAATTTTGGGCGGCACAGAGTTCAAAAGCGAAGCAAAAGATGAAAATTTAAACGTGAGTGCGCCACGTAAAGAGCAGGGCGTAAGGATAGGCAAGACTATCTGGCGGCTAAAGCTTGGCGCATATCTTTATATACCAGTTTGCCTGCGTGAGGGAGTGCTTTACTTTGGCACCGCTGGCAAGGGCGGAGATCTATATGCCGTGGATGTAAAAAGTGGCGAAGTGGTGTTTAAGTTTAAAACCAGTGGCGCGGAGCATTTTCCTTGAGTCGATGGTTAAATTCTACTCGCAGACAACAAAAATAAGCCAGCTTTGATAAGCGCTAAAAATAGCTCATTATTAAAAGAGATAGAGTTTGAAATTTAGACTTAGCACAGTAGTAAGCGGTGGCAAGCTCTACGCTGTGGTAATTGACGGAGCTAAGACGTACGCAGTTTGTGTAGAAATTTAGCTTTGGCGAAATTTATCGCCAAAGCCGCAATGCGAGATAAATTTATCTCTTCTTTTTATATCTTTTTATCGCCTCTACGATGACCTCTTCTAGATCGTCGCTTGGCTCTTTATTCATATCGTCATAGGTGTTTTCAAGGATAGTTTTTAAGTTTTTCTCAACGTAGCTAGTATCGAAGAATCCTCTTCTAAACTCTTTACTTTTGCTGATCGTTAGCAAAAATGGGATGATCGTTCGCACACCTTCGATGGTAAATTCTTCAAGAGCTCTTTCAAGCTTATTTACCGCCAGATCGTAGTCGGTCGCCTTTACGATCAGCTTTGCGATCAAAGAGTCATAAAATGGCGGTATGGTGTAGTCCTTATAGACGTGGCTATCGACGCGCACAGATGGGCCAAGAGCGGGATAGTAGCCCTCGATCGTGCCTGGTGCTGGGATGAAATTCTCCCAGACATTTTCAGCCGTGATCCTAGCTTCTATCGCGTAGCCTCGTGGCTTGATATCGCTTTGCTCGATCTCTAAAATCTCGCCAGCTGCTATCCTTATCTGCCTAACGACTAAGTCGTGGCCGGTGATCTCTTCAGTGATGCCGTGCTCCACTTGGATA
This genomic interval from Campylobacter concisus contains the following:
- a CDS encoding PQQ-binding-like beta-propeller repeat protein produces the protein MSSPFMMECKEILGGTEFKSEAKDENLNVSAPRKEQGVRIGKTIWRLKLGAYLYIPVCLREGVLYFGTAGKGGDLYAVDVKSGEVVFKFKTSGAEHFP
- the thrS gene encoding threonine--tRNA ligase, with protein sequence MSDIIAYKLNGEIVDTQSIVGRESSAEPIYFDNSKEALHVIRHSCAHLMAQAIKSLYPKAKFFVGPNVEDGFYYDFRVDDEGTKLGESDLAAIEEKMKELAEKKIDIIKTCSTKANMSDKFKDDDLKQEVLKRIPDGEVSSYSQGDFEDLCRGPHVPNTKFLKFFKLTRVAGAYLGGDESREMLTRIYGTAYADKESLKEHIRIIEEAKKRDHRKLGTEMKLFTFDEEVGGGLPIWLPNGGRLRSKLEQLLYKAHRDRGYEPVRGPELLKADVWRRSGHYANYKENMYFTTIDETEYGIKPMNCVGHIKVYQSDIRSYRDLPLKFFEYGVVHRHEKSGVLHGLFRVREFAQDDSHIFCMPSQIKENILEILKFAGTIMKNFGFHYEMEISTKPAKAIGGDEIWDTATKALKEALDENGFKYGIDEGGGAFYGPKIDIKITDALKRKWQCGTIQVDFNLPERFDLGYIDANNERQRPVMLHRALLGSFERFIGILLEHTAGELPFFIAPTQVVIVPISDVHLDYAKEISRELRKINVDSEIASKNESLNKRIRTAEKQRVPMIVVLGDNEVANKSVALRDRQARTQSDMSLAEFINLTKEKLSEVHF
- a CDS encoding SMI1/KNR4 family protein, with translation MFLKLDEISQKLDQIFLPLEQEGMTGMRLLLQNDVKATAQALKNAQEALGINFPAKFTKLLSKFDLGNFEICNVKFGSRGDYASELVRLNSVDEFGGKWWSGKARPLNLIVFAVGDPWIFLLDCTSGAVYAWLFGDEELCSRCIASDFEKFFIALASIDIARLNDEAMPSTEQILKFVQADGRALLFWQEMAYEI
- the infC gene encoding translation initiation factor IF-3 codes for the protein MSKENEVLLNEDIRAREVRCVGDDGTAYGVISRDEALEISNKLGLDLVLIAPDAKPPVCKIMDYGKFRYQQEKKQKEAKKKQKTIEIKEIKLSVKIAQNDINYKVKHASEFLQDGKHVKFRVFLKGREMSTPEAGVAMLEKVWEMIKDEADRDKEPIIEGRYVNMLVTPKKG
- the gdhA gene encoding NADP-specific glutamate dehydrogenase; the protein is MSEYIEKTMEWIKRTNPGQGVFVQAATEVLNSLEPLIKRESKYQKHAILERIVIPERTVIFRVTYTGDDGRPQVNNGYRVQFNSAVGPYKGGLRLHPSVDLGVLKFLGFEQIFKNSLTGVNIGGAKGGSTFDPKGKSEGEIMRFCQAFMSELYRHIGNTVDVPAGDIGVGAREIGYMFGQYKKLTGRFDGILTGKGLNWGGSLARTEATGYGLVYFTQNMLKKAGLSLEGKKCSISGSGNVAIYTVEKLYQVGALPITVSDSNGYVYDAEGIDLAVLKELKEARRARLSEYTKFRPNAKYVSVSEYKEGRNGVWDVPCDGAFPCATQNELHLADIKTLYANGCRFVAEGANMPSTLDAINFMLAQKDFYFAPAKAANAGGVGTSGLEMMQNAGMSSWSFEEVDRRLHGIMNHIFELSYETSKEFGDEGNLVLGSNIAGFRKVADAMIDQGYV